The following are encoded in a window of Carettochelys insculpta isolate YL-2023 chromosome 30, ASM3395843v1, whole genome shotgun sequence genomic DNA:
- the UPK1A gene encoding uroplakin-1a, translating into MAEKGNPLIVGVLILGNLIILMCGIALYAETVWVTADQYKVYPILGVSGKDDVYAGAWIAIFCGFAFFCLGVFGIVALARGSRLQLMLYLVLMLIVYVFECASCITSYTHRDFVVSNHRMVTKQMLTFYAAPTAQGRELTRLWDRIMMEQQCCGATGPLDWVNHTSAFRSLYPEGQAPWPFLCCRRDPNFVMLSAEGCRVGHVDYINTKGCFEHIENAVNSYTWGISWFGFAILMFTCPVMLLAMYHYTTL; encoded by the exons ATGGCAGAAAAAGGAAACCCCCTCATTGTAGGGGTGCTGATCCTGGGGAACCTCATCATCCTg atgtGTGGCATCGCGCTCTACGCGGAGACGGTGTGGGTGACAGCCGACCAGTACAAGGTGTACCCCATCCTGGGCGTCTCTGGCAAGGACGACGTGTACGCGGGCGCCTGGATCGCCATCTTCTGTGGCTTCGCCTTCTTCTGCCTTGGCGTCTTCGGCATCGTGGCCCTGGCACGGGGCAGCCGCCTGCAGCTCATGCTG tACCTGGTGCTGATGCTGATTGTCTATGTGTTCGAATGCGCCTCCTGCATCACGTCCTACACCCACCGCGACTTC gtGGTCTCCAACCACAGGATGGTCACCAAGCAGATGCTGACGTTCTACGCGGCCCCCACGGCCCAGGGCCGGGAGCTGACACGCCTGTGGGACCGGATCATGATGGAG CAACAGTGCTGTGGTGCGACAGGCCCCCTGGACTGGGTGAACCACACATCCGCCTTCCGCTCCCTGTACCCCGAGGGGCAGGCGCCCTGGCCCTTCCTCTGCTGCAGGCGGGACCCCAACTTCGTGATGCTCAGCGCCGAGGGCTGCCGCGTGGGGCACGTGGATTATATCAACACCAAG GGCTGCTTTGAGCACATTGAGAATGCCGTCAACAGCTACACCTGGGGCATCTCCTGGTTTGGATTCGCCATCCTCATGTTCACG TGCCCTGTGATGCTCCTGGCCATGTACCACTACACGACCCTGTGA